The following proteins are co-located in the Anaerolineae bacterium genome:
- a CDS encoding four helix bundle protein, producing MRSDRLWTLEAYRLALFACDVAWDDAARLTGDRRTRSLADQLYRAVGSISANIAEGYSRGTGRDRALFYQYALGSAREGRDWYYKGRHVLGSETAQLRMELLTSVIRLLLTMIPQQRGS from the coding sequence ATGAGAAGCGACCGCCTGTGGACGCTAGAGGCGTACCGGCTTGCGTTGTTCGCCTGTGATGTCGCCTGGGACGACGCGGCGCGACTAACCGGCGATCGCCGGACCAGGTCGCTGGCCGATCAGTTGTACCGGGCAGTCGGCTCCATCAGCGCTAACATCGCCGAGGGCTACAGCCGGGGGACCGGCCGGGACCGGGCGCTCTTCTACCAGTATGCCTTGGGGTCCGCCCGTGAGGGCCGCGACTGGTACTACAAGGGCCGTCACGTGCTGGGGAGTGAGACCGCCCAGCTCCGCATGGAACTGCTGACCAGCGTAATCCGCCTCTTGCTGACCATGATCCCCCAGCAGAGGGGAAGCTGA
- a CDS encoding Gfo/Idh/MocA family oxidoreductase — MSRPGIGIVSFAHGHINLYAHQIARFDDARLVAAWDDNRERGEKLSRDLGIPYSPHLEDVLSRPEVDCVIVGSETNRHADLAVAAMEAGKAVLLQKPMATTLADCDRIIETVNRTGVWFSLAFQMRHDPMNQKMRELVRSGVVGRVGTIRRRHCISVLFNRDFVEGPSRWHLSREANRGMFFDDATHALDWLVWMTGQMPVSVIAEIDNVLTDVAPDDTGVAIYRYADGLFAEVYNSSVTLAGENTTEIYGDKGVIIQNHGDAVSTMLRPEHAIGLKLYEAEKGYLGWQDLGVPIPDSQGERIAGVARPFIDGLKAGEPLCCAREGRMSVEMCLAAYRAAETGTRVTFPFH; from the coding sequence GTGAGCAGACCCGGAATCGGCATCGTTTCCTTCGCCCACGGCCACATCAACCTGTATGCCCATCAGATCGCTCGCTTCGACGACGCCCGCCTGGTGGCCGCCTGGGATGACAACCGGGAGCGGGGGGAGAAGCTCTCCCGCGACTTGGGCATCCCCTACTCGCCCCACCTGGAGGACGTGCTCTCCCGCCCCGAGGTGGACTGCGTCATCGTGGGCAGCGAGACCAACCGCCACGCCGACCTGGCCGTGGCGGCCATGGAGGCGGGCAAGGCCGTCCTCCTGCAAAAGCCCATGGCCACCACTCTGGCCGACTGCGACCGAATCATCGAGACAGTCAACCGCACCGGCGTCTGGTTCAGCTTGGCTTTCCAGATGCGCCACGATCCTATGAACCAGAAGATGCGCGAACTGGTTCGGTCCGGCGTGGTGGGTCGGGTAGGCACGATCCGCCGCCGCCACTGCATCTCGGTGCTATTCAACCGCGACTTCGTGGAGGGCCCCTCGCGCTGGCACTTGAGCCGCGAGGCTAACCGGGGCATGTTCTTCGACGATGCCACCCACGCCCTGGACTGGCTGGTGTGGATGACGGGGCAGATGCCGGTGTCGGTCATCGCCGAGATCGACAACGTCCTCACCGACGTCGCCCCGGACGATACGGGCGTGGCCATCTACCGCTACGCCGACGGCCTCTTCGCCGAGGTGTACAATTCCAGCGTCACCCTGGCCGGGGAGAACACCACCGAGATCTACGGTGACAAGGGTGTCATCATCCAGAACCACGGCGACGCCGTTTCCACCATGCTCAGACCGGAGCACGCCATCGGGCTCAAGCTGTACGAAGCGGAGAAGGGCTACCTGGGATGGCAGGACCTGGGGGTTCCCATTCCGGACAGCCAGGGCGAGCGCATCGCCGGGGTGGCCCGACCGTTCATAGACGGACTCAAGGCAGGCGAGCCCCTCTGTTGCGCCCGCGAGGGCCGGATGTCGGTGGAGATGTGCCTGGCCGCCTACCGTGCCGCCGAGACAGGCACTCGAGTCACTTTCCCGTTCCATTAG
- a CDS encoding amidohydrolase: protein MTNEGKRLWIDGHTHLLRRTVRGAEDLRYTLDDVLTVLEGCDADLRFIVSDNNPADVDRIVEEPEFLHAMNERVYRDFVQPSGGRLFGSVQIDPRAVKQSHKDLDLYLGERNFVQVGEVEGMPFGFPLDSLQMVELARHAGQLGAPVQLHCSTADSPTGEHLRQALHLAAEVPECNFIIAHAIGGRNSYHYISAIEQYLARGLDNVYLEIIQFHLRAHLRSAYEHLGPERLVVGTDWATYHGPPWPPYGTHTTLLSHPDFWRQVSLKGFSQWNSEFWFSSMFMLDLRENPYPARVSSLVGFMQEAGFSDEDIEKVGSGNAIRLFRLREKGLLP from the coding sequence GTGACTAACGAGGGCAAGCGGCTGTGGATTGATGGGCACACTCACCTTCTCCGGCGCACCGTCCGCGGCGCGGAGGACCTCCGCTACACGCTCGACGACGTGCTCACTGTACTGGAAGGCTGCGACGCCGACCTCCGCTTCATCGTCAGCGACAACAACCCGGCTGACGTGGACCGCATCGTGGAGGAGCCGGAGTTCCTGCACGCGATGAACGAGCGCGTGTACCGGGACTTCGTCCAGCCCTCTGGAGGACGGCTGTTCGGCTCAGTACAGATTGACCCCCGAGCGGTGAAGCAGTCGCACAAGGACCTAGACCTCTACCTGGGCGAGCGCAACTTCGTCCAGGTAGGTGAGGTAGAGGGGATGCCCTTCGGTTTCCCTCTCGATAGCCTCCAGATGGTGGAGCTGGCCCGGCACGCGGGGCAACTCGGTGCCCCGGTGCAGCTGCACTGCTCCACGGCCGACAGCCCCACCGGAGAGCACCTGCGCCAGGCTCTGCACCTTGCCGCCGAAGTGCCAGAGTGCAACTTCATCATCGCCCACGCTATCGGCGGGCGGAACAGCTATCACTACATCTCCGCCATCGAACAGTACCTGGCTCGAGGCCTGGACAATGTGTACCTGGAGATCATCCAGTTCCACTTGCGGGCCCACCTGCGCTCAGCCTACGAGCACCTGGGGCCCGAGCGCCTGGTGGTGGGCACCGACTGGGCCACCTACCACGGCCCCCCCTGGCCTCCCTACGGCACCCACACCACCCTCCTGTCGCACCCCGACTTCTGGCGGCAGGTCAGCCTCAAGGGGTTCAGCCAGTGGAACTCAGAGTTCTGGTTCAGCAGCATGTTCATGCTGGACCTGCGGGAGAACCCCTACCCGGCCCGTGTGTCCAGCCTGGTCGGGTTCATGCAGGAGGCTGGCTTCAGCGACGAGGACATCGAGAAGGTGGGTTCCGGCAACGCCATCAGGCTTTTCCGGCTGCGAGAGAAGGGCCTGCTGCCGTGA
- a CDS encoding lysoplasmalogenase → MPSPEAIGLAVAWVAWAGLLFGGLAAGPIDAAAGGRMPPATRLASSGVLALAAWGWLATAWVERAGLYALLIAVGMSLGLVGDLFMASVLPAPHPALGGMGAFALGHMAYCGAFLVLAGTPGVAAGPVLTLSWLVWLGIGVASWYAVAQRGERPGLLRALALPYTLLLASTAGLGLGLGLTRPVLLLLALGGALFFVSDLLIAMRLFRDVRRPEWNDLIWLTYGPAQMLIVYSVGLARGLMR, encoded by the coding sequence ATGCCTTCGCCTGAGGCGATAGGCCTTGCCGTGGCCTGGGTCGCCTGGGCCGGGCTGCTCTTCGGCGGGCTGGCGGCCGGCCCCATCGACGCCGCTGCGGGCGGGCGGATGCCCCCTGCTACCCGGCTGGCTTCTTCGGGGGTGCTGGCGCTGGCGGCCTGGGGGTGGTTGGCTACGGCCTGGGTTGAGCGGGCGGGGCTCTACGCCCTGTTGATCGCGGTGGGCATGAGTCTCGGCCTGGTGGGGGACCTGTTCATGGCCTCGGTACTGCCGGCCCCGCATCCGGCGCTGGGCGGCATGGGCGCCTTCGCCTTGGGGCACATGGCCTACTGTGGGGCCTTCCTGGTTCTGGCCGGCACCCCGGGCGTGGCCGCTGGTCCGGTCCTGACCCTTTCCTGGCTGGTCTGGCTGGGGATCGGGGTGGCAAGCTGGTACGCGGTAGCGCAGCGGGGGGAGCGACCTGGCCTCCTGCGGGCGCTGGCCCTGCCGTACACGCTGCTGCTGGCCAGCACCGCCGGACTGGGACTGGGGCTGGGACTCACCCGACCAGTGCTCCTTCTCCTCGCCCTGGGAGGGGCGCTCTTCTTCGTCAGCGACCTGCTCATCGCCATGCGGCTGTTCCGCGACGTGAGACGGCCGGAGTGGAACGACCTGATATGGCTCACCTACGGCCCGGCGCAGATGCTGATCGTCTACTCGGTCGGTCTGGCGCGAGGGCTGATGCGTTAA
- the uxaC gene encoding glucuronate isomerase has protein sequence MPERLPIYLPEDRYFDPNPQQKEIALELYRQIRDLPLLCTHGHVDPRMFADPDYSFGSPTQLILIPDHYIFRMLYSQGVPLESLGIPRRDGGPTERDHRRAWQVFAEHFYLFRGTPTGMWLAHELKEVFGVQERLTGETAQTVYDHIQDRLNSPEYRPRRLFERFNIEVLSTTDAATSRLEHHQAIRESGWPGRVIPTFRPDAVVNLDAPGWRENVDALSEVSGIAVDGYSSLIQALESRRAYFKSMGAVATDHAALTPYTEELTAREADTIFQRALRGEATAEDATRFTGHMLMESARMSIEDGLVMQLHPGSFRNHNPEVFARFGPDMGADIPVATEFTRNLRPLLSKYGNDPRLTLILFMLDESTLSRELAPLAGHYPALKLGPPWWFFDSLNGMTRFRELVSETAGLYNTVGFNDDTRAFPSIPARHDLARRVDANWLAGLVVRGIVPLDEAHEMAHACAYGLAKAGYRL, from the coding sequence GTGCCCGAGCGCCTTCCGATATACCTGCCCGAAGACCGCTACTTCGACCCCAACCCCCAGCAGAAGGAGATCGCGCTGGAGCTGTATCGTCAGATACGCGACCTACCCCTCCTCTGCACTCACGGCCATGTGGACCCTAGAATGTTCGCCGATCCCGACTACTCATTCGGCTCGCCCACGCAGCTGATCCTCATTCCCGATCACTACATCTTCCGCATGCTCTACTCCCAGGGCGTGCCCCTGGAGAGCCTGGGCATCCCCCGCCGCGACGGTGGCCCCACGGAGCGAGACCACCGCCGGGCCTGGCAAGTGTTCGCCGAGCACTTCTACCTCTTCCGGGGCACTCCCACCGGCATGTGGCTGGCCCACGAGCTCAAGGAGGTGTTCGGGGTCCAAGAGCGGCTAACGGGAGAGACGGCGCAGACGGTCTACGACCACATCCAGGACCGGCTGAACTCGCCCGAGTACCGGCCCCGCCGCCTGTTCGAGCGGTTCAACATCGAAGTGCTAAGCACCACGGACGCCGCCACCTCGCGCCTGGAACATCACCAGGCCATACGTGAGTCGGGTTGGCCCGGCCGGGTCATCCCCACGTTCCGACCGGACGCCGTGGTCAACCTGGATGCGCCCGGCTGGCGGGAGAACGTGGACGCCCTGAGCGAGGTGTCGGGCATCGCCGTGGACGGGTACTCGTCCCTCATCCAGGCGCTGGAGAGCCGCCGAGCTTACTTCAAAAGCATGGGCGCCGTGGCCACCGATCACGCCGCCCTCACTCCCTACACCGAGGAGCTAACCGCCCGGGAGGCCGACACCATCTTCCAGCGGGCGCTGCGGGGGGAGGCTACCGCCGAGGACGCAACACGCTTCACCGGGCACATGCTCATGGAGAGCGCGCGAATGAGCATCGAGGACGGCCTGGTCATGCAGCTTCATCCCGGCTCCTTCCGCAACCACAACCCGGAGGTATTCGCCCGGTTCGGCCCCGACATGGGAGCCGACATCCCGGTGGCTACCGAGTTTACCCGCAACCTCAGGCCCCTGTTGAGCAAGTACGGCAACGACCCCCGCCTGACCCTCATCCTGTTCATGCTGGACGAGTCCACCCTATCGCGCGAACTGGCTCCCTTGGCGGGGCACTACCCCGCTCTCAAGCTGGGTCCGCCCTGGTGGTTCTTCGACAGCCTCAACGGCATGACTCGCTTCCGGGAACTGGTGAGCGAGACGGCCGGGCTCTACAACACCGTGGGCTTCAACGACGACACCCGAGCCTTCCCCTCCATCCCCGCCCGCCACGACCTGGCCCGCCGGGTGGACGCCAACTGGCTGGCCGGTCTGGTGGTGCGCGGCATCGTACCCCTGGACGAGGCCCACGAGATGGCCCACGCCTGCGCCTACGGCCTAGCTAAGGCAGGTTACAGGTTGTAG
- a CDS encoding four helix bundle protein: MGKIESHRDLVVWRKAMEMTAEVYRLAAGFPREEEYRLTSQLVRAAASVPANVAEGHARGTRKDYAHFVAVAKGSLAEAETFLLLALDLGLASPQEAQHALSLIEEISKMLTALRARLLSG, from the coding sequence GTGGGCAAGATCGAGTCACACCGGGACCTGGTCGTATGGCGGAAGGCAATGGAGATGACGGCTGAGGTCTACCGGCTGGCGGCAGGCTTCCCCAGGGAGGAGGAATACCGGCTCACCAGCCAACTGGTGAGAGCAGCGGCGTCGGTCCCGGCGAATGTCGCCGAAGGGCATGCGCGGGGGACCCGTAAAGACTACGCCCACTTCGTCGCGGTGGCGAAGGGATCTCTGGCAGAAGCTGAGACCTTCCTCCTGCTGGCCCTCGATCTGGGTCTCGCGTCACCTCAGGAGGCCCAGCACGCTCTGTCCCTCATCGAGGAGATCAGCAAGATGCTGACAGCTCTGCGTGCCCGTCTCCTCTCCGGCTGA
- a CDS encoding VOC family protein, with translation MVGRVVHFEVPADDPERAVSFYRNVLGWQAQRWEGPIDYWLVTTGEEGTPGINGAIMRREGHTGVVNTAAVVSVDETARKVEANGGKVIMPKSVVPGVGFVIYFTDTEGNVFGAIESDESAR, from the coding sequence ATGGTGGGTAGGGTGGTGCACTTTGAGGTCCCCGCGGACGACCCGGAGCGCGCTGTCAGCTTCTACCGCAACGTTCTGGGCTGGCAGGCGCAAAGATGGGAGGGCCCAATTGACTACTGGCTGGTGACCACCGGGGAGGAAGGCACACCGGGCATCAACGGTGCCATCATGCGCCGGGAAGGGCATACGGGTGTGGTTAACACCGCCGCAGTCGTCTCGGTGGACGAAACGGCGCGCAAGGTGGAGGCCAACGGCGGCAAGGTGATCATGCCCAAGAGTGTCGTGCCGGGGGTGGGCTTCGTGATCTACTTCACCGACACCGAGGGCAACGTCTTCGGCGCTATCGAATCCGACGAATCAGCGCGGTAG
- a CDS encoding ABC transporter permease subunit — protein MDGLPSFFLGMLLILASAVHLRWLPLSGARTPFAADAGLLVTGSVFVETLFAYPGLGHLLVTAVGVRGYPLIEGLFLVVSLAMVLANAGADVLSRWLDPRVGAA, from the coding sequence GTGGATGGCCTGCCTTCGTTCTTCCTGGGGATGCTGCTCATACTGGCCTCCGCCGTGCACCTGCGCTGGCTGCCCCTCAGCGGCGCCCGTACTCCCTTCGCCGCCGATGCCGGCCTGCTGGTGACGGGCTCGGTATTCGTGGAGACGCTCTTCGCCTACCCCGGGTTGGGGCACTTGCTGGTCACCGCTGTGGGGGTGCGCGGCTATCCCCTGATCGAGGGGCTCTTCCTGGTGGTGTCCCTGGCCATGGTCCTGGCCAACGCAGGCGCGGATGTGCTCTCCCGGTGGCTGGATCCGCGGGTGGGGGCGGCATGA
- a CDS encoding formylmethanofuran dehydrogenase: protein MDQVERAVAFHGHLCPGVITGVRAAQIALRELGGRAEDEELVAIVECDNCAVDAIQELTGCTFGKGNLIYRDYGKTAFTFVRRSDGKAIRVASKPRRAEPPSEEYLALREKINADTATEAERDRFGQLHRERAMRLLELPEEEVFTVREVDTPLPRRAQLRQSVVCSRCGEPVMETRARLLEGEVLCLPCFGELESR from the coding sequence ATGGATCAAGTGGAGCGGGCAGTGGCCTTCCATGGGCACCTCTGCCCCGGCGTCATCACGGGCGTGCGGGCGGCCCAGATCGCCCTGCGGGAGCTGGGCGGCAGGGCCGAGGACGAGGAACTGGTGGCCATCGTGGAGTGCGACAACTGCGCCGTGGACGCCATCCAGGAGCTCACCGGCTGCACCTTCGGCAAGGGCAACCTGATCTACCGCGACTACGGCAAGACGGCCTTCACCTTCGTCCGCCGCTCCGACGGCAAGGCCATCCGGGTGGCCAGCAAGCCCCGCCGCGCTGAGCCGCCCTCGGAGGAGTACCTGGCCCTGCGGGAGAAGATCAACGCCGACACCGCCACCGAGGCCGAGCGCGACCGCTTCGGCCAGCTCCACCGGGAGAGAGCCATGCGGTTGCTGGAGCTCCCCGAGGAGGAAGTCTTCACGGTACGGGAGGTGGACACGCCGCTTCCCCGTCGGGCCCAGCTGCGCCAGTCCGTCGTCTGCTCCCGCTGCGGGGAGCCGGTGATGGAGACGCGCGCCCGGCTGTTGGAGGGCGAAGTGCTCTGCCTGCCCTGCTTCGGCGAGCTCGAAAGCCGCTAG